From a region of the Neobacillus niacini genome:
- a CDS encoding MFS transporter — protein sequence MDHIERLCPSSEAVRNKSSSAGKKKKSGELSKQKWAILSLSSIPLVMTLGNSMLIPVLPSMEKELSITAFQTSMIITVYSIVAIFLIPVAGYISDHIGRKKVIIPSLIIAGIGGLISGWAAWKLENAYWVILVGRALQGVGAAGAMPIVLPLVGDMFKNEDDVSSCLGLIETSNTFGKVLSPILGSLLAGFIWFLPFFSFPVFCTISVIMVMLLVKSPKSRTKPIPFKQFFKNVKKTFTEKGKWLYAIFFIGGILMLVLFGILFYLSEIFETKYGIKDLKKGLFLALPLGALCLSSFIAGKTIKKNKILMKWLTFGGIIAAAVAILALWFSIKLWFMLTMFLIAGVGIGIGLPCLDALITEGIEKEERGTISSIYSSMRFIGVAAGPPIIALLMKQATHWIFITLSGLSVIAAFVALIAIKPGTKSQN from the coding sequence ATGGATCATATTGAACGATTATGCCCGAGTTCAGAGGCTGTGAGAAATAAATCCTCTTCAGCTGGAAAAAAGAAAAAATCAGGTGAACTCTCCAAACAAAAGTGGGCGATACTTTCCTTGTCATCGATTCCGTTAGTGATGACCTTAGGGAATTCCATGTTAATACCAGTACTGCCCTCGATGGAAAAAGAATTGTCGATCACAGCGTTCCAAACGAGTATGATTATAACGGTTTATTCTATAGTGGCAATTTTCTTAATCCCTGTTGCAGGATATATATCAGATCATATTGGAAGAAAAAAAGTAATTATTCCGAGTCTCATTATCGCAGGAATTGGCGGTTTAATTTCAGGATGGGCCGCTTGGAAGCTGGAAAATGCCTATTGGGTAATATTAGTCGGACGGGCCCTTCAAGGGGTTGGGGCAGCTGGAGCTATGCCAATCGTACTCCCTTTAGTTGGCGACATGTTCAAAAATGAAGATGATGTAAGCAGTTGTTTAGGTTTAATTGAAACCTCTAATACATTTGGGAAGGTTTTAAGCCCAATTTTAGGTTCCTTGCTAGCAGGATTTATTTGGTTTTTACCCTTCTTTTCGTTTCCAGTCTTTTGTACCATCTCGGTCATTATGGTAATGCTTTTAGTAAAGAGTCCAAAGTCTCGAACAAAACCAATCCCTTTTAAGCAATTTTTTAAAAATGTAAAGAAAACTTTTACTGAAAAAGGGAAATGGTTATATGCAATCTTTTTTATTGGCGGAATCTTGATGTTAGTACTATTTGGTATCCTATTTTACCTTTCGGAAATATTTGAAACCAAATATGGAATTAAAGATCTGAAAAAAGGTTTATTCTTAGCATTGCCGCTTGGGGCACTTTGTTTATCCTCTTTTATAGCAGGTAAGACGATTAAAAAAAATAAAATCCTAATGAAATGGCTCACCTTCGGCGGAATTATTGCAGCAGCAGTGGCTATTCTGGCTCTATGGTTTTCGATTAAGCTCTGGTTTATGCTTACTATGTTTTTAATAGCCGGAGTTGGCATCGGAATTGGTCTTCCATGTCTAGATGCCTTAATTACGGAAGGAATTGAGAAGGAAGAGCGTGGAACCATTTCTTCCATTTACAGCTCAATGAGATTTATCGGAGTAGCAGCCGGCCCTCCGATCATTGCCTTGTTGATGAAACAAGCAACTCACTGGATTTTTATTACACTAAGTGGACTAAGTGTAATTGCAGCTTTTGTAGCTTTGATCGCTATAAAACCGGGAACCAAAAGTCAAAACTAA
- the trpE gene encoding anthranilate synthase component I, producing MKTKNGFLLKELKGDTFTPISILQKISGDKKFLLESSHKYHDSGRYSFIGSDPALELISSGDSNQLVYRNGNREVLQGNPLEIIKNILPQVEESPFPFIGGAVGYVGYDIIRQFEAIGEEFPNGLNMPDVHLMFYEEVIVFDHLEEKITVCGIPLTTGSNRNLLEKRMEQKIEELKQPAIFQEDTPFQFSGFESETSKEQFIENVEIAKEHIKAGDIFQVVLSRRMKSSFKGSPLSLYRKHRAHNPTPYMFYIDFDGYTVIGSSPESLIKTRGSQVFANPIAGTKKRGKTIEEDYLIAKELKSDEKELAEHKMLVDLGRNDLGRVCEFGSVTVDKYMQVEKFRHVIHLVSEVSGTLTKDHSNLDALAACLPAGTVSGAPKIRAMEIINKLEKSKRGLYSGAIGYLSANGNIDFALAIRTMILKEGTAYIQAGAGIVHDSNPESEYEETINKLKAFLEGEQ from the coding sequence ATGAAAACAAAAAATGGTTTTTTATTAAAAGAACTAAAAGGGGATACATTCACACCCATCTCTATTTTGCAGAAAATTAGCGGAGACAAAAAGTTCTTATTAGAAAGTTCACATAAGTACCATGATTCTGGTAGATACTCTTTCATTGGTTCAGACCCAGCATTGGAATTGATATCTAGCGGTGACTCCAATCAATTAGTTTATCGGAATGGTAATCGTGAGGTTTTACAAGGAAACCCCTTAGAAATCATAAAAAATATACTGCCGCAAGTTGAAGAATCGCCCTTTCCATTTATTGGCGGAGCAGTTGGGTATGTAGGTTATGACATTATCCGTCAATTTGAAGCTATTGGAGAAGAGTTCCCCAATGGCCTGAATATGCCGGATGTCCATTTAATGTTTTATGAGGAAGTAATTGTCTTTGACCATCTTGAAGAAAAAATTACAGTTTGCGGTATTCCACTTACTACGGGAAGCAATAGAAATTTACTAGAAAAGAGGATGGAGCAAAAGATTGAAGAGTTAAAGCAGCCGGCCATCTTTCAGGAGGACACACCCTTTCAATTTTCAGGATTTGAATCAGAAACATCGAAGGAACAATTTATTGAAAATGTAGAAATTGCCAAGGAGCATATAAAAGCAGGGGATATTTTCCAGGTGGTGCTGTCAAGACGAATGAAGTCTTCTTTCAAAGGGTCACCTCTATCGCTTTACCGTAAGCACCGTGCCCATAACCCGACACCCTATATGTTTTATATTGATTTCGATGGATATACGGTGATAGGTTCTTCTCCAGAAAGTCTTATAAAAACTAGAGGATCGCAAGTGTTTGCAAATCCAATTGCAGGTACAAAAAAACGAGGAAAAACAATTGAGGAAGATTATTTGATTGCAAAAGAATTAAAAAGTGATGAAAAGGAATTGGCAGAGCACAAAATGCTCGTTGACCTCGGTCGAAATGACTTAGGGAGGGTTTGTGAATTCGGCTCTGTAACTGTTGATAAGTATATGCAGGTTGAAAAGTTCCGCCATGTTATCCATCTGGTATCAGAAGTCAGTGGTACATTAACAAAGGACCATAGCAATCTCGATGCTTTGGCAGCATGTCTTCCTGCAGGGACGGTTTCTGGGGCACCGAAAATCAGAGCTATGGAAATTATCAACAAATTGGAAAAATCAAAAAGGGGACTTTATTCCGGAGCAATTGGTTATTTATCCGCAAACGGAAATATTGATTTTGCCCTTGCGATTCGGACAATGATTTTGAAAGAGGGAACTGCCTACATACAGGCAGGTGCAGGGATTGTACATGACTCTAACCCTGAGTCAGAGTATGAAGAAACAATCAATAAATTAAAAGCCTTTTTGGAGGGTGAACAATGA
- a CDS encoding anthranilate synthase component II: MILLIDNFDSFTFNLYQYLGELGENVTVSRNNQLTIEQIRKINPKAIILSPGPGKPEDAGICIEVIQELYQEIPILGICLGHQAIGAAFGSEIRRAHFIKHGKTSAITHNGNGIFTYLTSPLEVMRYHSLVVDKEKLSPDLECVAQSLDDQEIMALKHRYYPVYGLQFHPESIGTPFGKQMLQNFLTEIEGKKKNEEFFTPVS, translated from the coding sequence ATGATTTTATTAATAGATAATTTCGACTCTTTTACCTTCAACCTTTATCAGTATTTAGGAGAATTAGGTGAAAACGTTACAGTCAGTAGAAATAATCAACTTACCATTGAGCAAATACGGAAAATAAATCCTAAGGCCATTATCCTTTCTCCGGGTCCTGGGAAACCAGAGGATGCGGGAATATGTATTGAGGTTATTCAAGAGTTATATCAAGAAATTCCAATTTTGGGGATTTGTTTAGGTCATCAAGCAATCGGGGCTGCATTCGGCAGCGAAATAAGAAGAGCTCATTTTATTAAACATGGAAAAACTTCAGCGATCACACATAATGGCAATGGTATTTTTACTTATTTGACCTCTCCGTTAGAAGTGATGCGCTATCATTCTTTAGTTGTAGATAAGGAGAAGCTATCACCTGATTTGGAATGTGTGGCACAATCACTGGATGATCAAGAAATAATGGCACTCAAGCACCGTTATTATCCAGTATATGGTTTGCAGTTTCATCCTGAATCGATTGGTACCCCATTTGGGAAACAAATGCTTCAAAACTTTTTAACTGAAATAGAAGGGAAGAAGAAAAATGAAGAATTTTTTACTCCAGTTAGCTGA
- the trpD gene encoding anthranilate phosphoribosyltransferase, giving the protein MKNFLLQLAEGESFSEPQMKEAMDLLLGEEVSESEIAAFLMGLKSKGETVEEITGIVKGLKENTLPFRKRFPNVLDNCGTGGDGSSSFNISTTSAFVIAGAGIPVAKHGNRSISSKTGSADVLEYLGINLNLPVDVTEEILDELGIAFLFAPHVHPKLKKVMMVRRQLKIPTIFNFIGPLTNPIDLDYQLLGVYRRDLLPVFAEVLQNLGRKRAVVINGAGFMDEASLQGENHLTLLEDGVISSKCFVPEEVGLPQYDNSAIKGGDSKENAIILKNVLSGEKGACRDTVLLNAGIGIYTSGKAETISDGINMAREVIDSGAAYEKLHRLIEVTRKAQREAI; this is encoded by the coding sequence ATGAAGAATTTTTTACTCCAGTTAGCTGAAGGTGAATCTTTCTCTGAGCCACAAATGAAGGAGGCAATGGACTTATTGTTAGGTGAAGAGGTATCTGAAAGTGAAATTGCGGCATTTCTAATGGGCTTAAAATCGAAAGGGGAAACAGTAGAAGAGATTACTGGTATTGTGAAAGGGTTAAAGGAGAACACCCTTCCATTTCGCAAGAGGTTTCCAAATGTTCTAGATAATTGCGGTACAGGTGGGGATGGATCTTCGAGTTTTAATATTAGTACTACTTCCGCATTTGTGATCGCAGGTGCTGGTATCCCCGTTGCAAAACATGGAAACCGGAGTATATCCAGTAAAACTGGAAGTGCAGATGTGCTTGAGTATTTAGGAATCAACTTAAATTTACCAGTAGATGTAACAGAAGAAATTCTCGATGAACTTGGTATTGCTTTTCTGTTCGCACCTCATGTACATCCAAAACTTAAAAAGGTAATGATGGTAAGAAGACAACTGAAAATCCCAACTATTTTCAATTTTATCGGTCCTCTAACCAATCCAATCGATTTGGATTATCAGTTACTTGGTGTTTATCGAAGGGACTTACTTCCGGTCTTTGCAGAGGTACTGCAAAATCTTGGCCGCAAACGTGCAGTCGTAATAAACGGCGCAGGATTTATGGATGAAGCATCTCTTCAGGGAGAGAACCATCTAACCCTTCTTGAGGATGGTGTGATCTCCAGTAAATGCTTTGTACCCGAAGAAGTTGGATTGCCACAATATGATAACAGCGCCATAAAAGGCGGGGATTCGAAAGAAAATGCAATTATTTTAAAAAATGTCCTTTCAGGCGAAAAGGGTGCCTGCCGAGATACAGTCTTATTAAATGCTGGAATTGGAATTTATACAAGTGGAAAAGCAGAAACCATTTCTGACGGAATTAATATGGCCAGGGAAGTGATTGACTCAGGAGCCGCATATGAAAAATTACATCGTTTAATTGAAGTAACTCGAAAAGCTCAAAGAGAGGCGATATAA
- the trpC gene encoding indole-3-glycerol phosphate synthase TrpC encodes METILDSIIQEKRKEVQKLRAENLLKIETTPKRSLIQKLQEAEDIAIISEFKRASPSKGIINDGIEPAQQAVCYEQSGASAISVLTDSTFFKGSFSDLKAVREVVNLPILCKDFMIDSSQIDMAAKNGADIILLIVAALDEITLGNLYQYARGLDLEVLVEVHNQAELEIALKLGAQLIGVNNRDLKTFTVSLETTETLAKSIKDAGAFLISESGIHKKEDVERVRNAGANGILVGEALMKSSDLSQAFQDFKLPLAGGTLR; translated from the coding sequence GTGGAAACCATATTAGACAGTATTATTCAAGAGAAACGAAAAGAGGTCCAAAAACTACGAGCAGAAAATCTGCTGAAAATAGAAACAACACCTAAGAGATCTCTGATTCAAAAATTACAGGAAGCTGAGGATATTGCAATTATTTCTGAGTTTAAACGAGCTTCTCCATCAAAAGGAATCATTAACGACGGTATAGAACCGGCACAACAGGCAGTGTGTTATGAGCAGTCAGGAGCTTCTGCTATTTCAGTGCTAACCGACTCAACTTTTTTTAAAGGTTCTTTTTCGGATTTAAAAGCAGTTAGAGAAGTAGTAAATTTACCGATTCTCTGCAAGGATTTTATGATTGATTCAAGTCAAATTGATATGGCTGCAAAGAACGGTGCTGATATCATCCTGCTGATAGTGGCTGCATTAGATGAGATTACCCTAGGAAATCTGTATCAATATGCGAGAGGTCTGGATTTAGAGGTATTAGTAGAGGTTCATAATCAAGCTGAATTAGAAATTGCACTTAAATTAGGAGCCCAATTAATAGGGGTAAATAATCGTGATTTGAAGACCTTTACTGTTTCTCTGGAGACAACAGAAACTCTTGCGAAGTCGATCAAGGATGCAGGTGCCTTTTTGATTAGTGAAAGCGGCATACACAAAAAGGAAGATGTAGAGCGTGTAAGAAATGCAGGAGCGAATGGAATTTTAGTTGGGGAAGCACTTATGAAAAGTTCAGACCTCTCACAAGCCTTCCAAGATTTTAAACTGCCGCTGGCAGGAGGTACATTAAGATGA
- a CDS encoding phosphoribosylanthranilate isomerase: protein MKVKICGITDLTTALAAIDYGADAIGFVFAESNRRIPVERAKNIVAHLPKDIFKVGVFVNEGKERIEEIASSVGLTHVQLHGDETPEFCDSISYPIIKAISIQGDQSLERMEEFPCEYVLLDGPKGKYRGGNGLAFDWNCISGNRINNKNVILAGGLDEENVEAAISLINPYMVDVSSGVETEGKKDLDKIQSFINKAKGSQIGGTGNECIYTAE, encoded by the coding sequence ATGAAGGTGAAAATTTGTGGGATTACCGACCTTACTACTGCATTAGCAGCCATTGATTATGGAGCAGATGCGATTGGTTTTGTTTTTGCAGAAAGCAATCGCAGGATTCCAGTAGAGAGAGCAAAAAATATTGTCGCTCATTTACCGAAAGACATATTTAAGGTCGGGGTGTTCGTGAATGAGGGAAAAGAGAGGATAGAGGAAATTGCTTCAAGCGTAGGTCTTACTCATGTTCAATTACATGGTGATGAAACTCCAGAGTTTTGCGATTCCATATCATACCCAATTATAAAAGCAATAAGTATTCAAGGCGATCAGAGTTTAGAGAGAATGGAAGAATTCCCGTGTGAATACGTTTTGCTTGATGGCCCAAAAGGGAAATACAGAGGAGGCAACGGCTTGGCGTTTGATTGGAATTGTATTTCTGGAAACCGAATTAACAATAAAAATGTTATTCTTGCAGGAGGACTGGATGAAGAGAATGTTGAAGCAGCGATAAGTCTGATTAATCCTTATATGGTTGATGTCAGCAGTGGTGTAGAAACAGAAGGAAAAAAAGATCTTGATAAAATCCAGTCATTTATTAATAAGGCTAAAGGGAGCCAAATAGGAGGAACAGGAAATGAATGCATATACACTGCCGAATGA
- the trpB gene encoding tryptophan synthase subunit beta produces the protein MNAYTLPNEKGQFGIYGGRFVPETLMKAVLELDEAYKLAKEDPTFQAEIEGYLTEYVGRETPLYHAKNLTKFAGGAQIYLKREDLNHTGAHKINNAIGQALLALRMGKRKIVAETGAGQHGVATATVCALLNLECIVFMGEEDIKRQALNVFRMELLGAKVVSVTSGSATLKDAVNEALRYWVEHVEDTHYLLGSVMGPHPFPVMVRDFQSVIGKETKKQFAALEGKLPEAVVACIGGGSNAIGMFHPFIEDKEVRLYGVEAAGQGTDTDFHAASLTKGRPGVLHGALMYLLQDDDGQIIEAHSVSAGLDYPGVGPEHSYLKDSGRAQYHSITDKEALESFQLLSKLEGIIPALESAHAISFAVKLAAEMKETEHIVVCLSGRGDKDVTAVKERLERERA, from the coding sequence ATGAATGCATATACACTGCCGAATGAAAAAGGGCAATTTGGAATTTATGGGGGCAGGTTTGTACCAGAAACACTTATGAAGGCTGTTCTTGAGCTGGATGAAGCCTACAAACTCGCAAAAGAGGACCCAACCTTCCAAGCGGAAATTGAAGGATATTTAACAGAATATGTGGGGAGAGAAACGCCGCTTTATCATGCGAAAAATCTTACAAAATTTGCTGGCGGTGCTCAAATCTATCTTAAAAGAGAAGATCTTAACCATACAGGTGCACACAAAATCAACAATGCAATCGGGCAAGCTTTACTTGCTTTGCGTATGGGAAAAAGAAAAATTGTTGCTGAAACGGGTGCTGGACAGCATGGTGTTGCTACTGCGACAGTGTGTGCCTTATTAAATCTTGAATGCATTGTTTTTATGGGGGAAGAAGACATCAAACGACAGGCACTAAATGTCTTTCGAATGGAGCTTCTCGGCGCAAAAGTTGTCAGTGTTACCTCAGGTAGCGCAACATTAAAAGACGCTGTGAATGAAGCATTAAGATACTGGGTTGAACATGTTGAGGACACTCATTATCTCTTGGGTTCTGTAATGGGACCACACCCATTCCCGGTAATGGTAAGAGATTTTCAAAGTGTGATTGGCAAGGAAACAAAAAAGCAGTTTGCGGCATTAGAAGGAAAGCTCCCAGAAGCCGTTGTGGCTTGTATTGGCGGTGGCAGTAATGCAATTGGAATGTTCCATCCATTTATCGAGGATAAAGAAGTACGTCTTTATGGTGTAGAGGCAGCGGGACAGGGGACAGACACAGACTTCCACGCCGCTTCACTCACAAAAGGCAGGCCGGGTGTCCTGCATGGAGCACTAATGTACTTATTGCAAGATGACGATGGTCAAATTATCGAGGCACATTCTGTTTCAGCCGGTCTTGATTATCCTGGGGTAGGCCCAGAACACAGTTACTTGAAAGACAGTGGCAGAGCACAATACCATTCTATAACTGATAAAGAGGCACTCGAGTCATTCCAACTTTTATCAAAATTAGAAGGCATTATTCCGGCTCTTGAAAGTGCACATGCTATAAGCTTTGCAGTTAAACTAGCTGCTGAAATGAAGGAAACTGAACATATCGTTGTTTGCTTGTCCGGTCGCGGTGATAAGGATGTAACGGCTGTTAAAGAAAGGTTAGAAAGGGAGAGAGCATAA
- the trpA gene encoding tryptophan synthase subunit alpha — translation MNRIEQRFKELKDQDRKAFIPYIMGGDGGLNNLTERLLTLEKFGATLIEVGVPFSDPVADGPTIQQAGIRALQNGTTLRGIIAELTTAREVVSIPIVLMTYLNPVYSYGISAFAQDIANAGIAGCIIPDLPIEEEELLAAILEDAGIELIRLVTLTSPKDRIKEISNRGKGFLYTVTVKGITGTRNEFDQEVVDFLKRVKDISPIPVVAGFGISNVKQINELIPHCDGVIVGSKIVDLFHNNDLAGLESFMSVLKPEKTPLK, via the coding sequence ATGAATAGAATTGAACAAAGATTTAAGGAGTTAAAAGACCAAGACCGGAAGGCATTTATTCCCTATATTATGGGTGGGGATGGGGGGCTAAATAATCTAACTGAGCGGTTGCTTACCTTAGAAAAATTCGGTGCCACCCTCATTGAAGTAGGCGTTCCTTTTTCAGATCCTGTAGCAGATGGTCCAACAATCCAGCAAGCTGGTATTAGGGCACTACAAAATGGAACCACGCTCAGAGGAATTATTGCCGAACTTACAACAGCGAGAGAAGTGGTGTCCATCCCGATTGTACTTATGACTTACTTGAATCCTGTTTATTCATACGGTATATCTGCATTTGCGCAAGATATTGCAAATGCCGGAATAGCCGGCTGTATTATCCCGGATCTTCCGATTGAAGAAGAAGAACTTCTAGCAGCTATACTAGAGGATGCAGGTATTGAATTAATACGACTTGTTACATTGACATCTCCAAAAGATAGAATTAAGGAAATATCCAATCGAGGAAAGGGTTTTTTATACACCGTAACAGTTAAAGGAATTACCGGAACAAGAAATGAATTTGATCAAGAAGTGGTGGATTTTTTAAAGAGAGTGAAGGACATTAGCCCTATTCCAGTTGTCGCTGGGTTCGGTATTTCAAACGTAAAACAAATTAATGAGCTTATCCCTCACTGTGACGGGGTCATTGTTGGCAGTAAGATTGTCGACTTGTTCCATAACAATGATTTAGCAGGGCTGGAAAGCTTTATGTCAGTACTTAAACCTGAAAAAACACCATTAAAATAG
- the mnmH gene encoding tRNA 2-selenouridine(34) synthase MnmH — translation MKEITVEELQTLKNPVIIDIRAPIEFKDGAIPEAINIPLFTDKEREEIGTIYKREGQAAAKWRAMEFVSPKIPSLLHQIKTAMGNGDELIVHCWRGGMRSKAVVTFLEFAGIYAMRLTGGYKAYRQYILQQIPAMFPEKAIVLHGLTGVGKTEVLKKLKASGYPTLDLEEMAAHRGSIFGTIGLGEGNNQKTFDSLLYKGLQEIQGSTYFVMEAESKRIGKAAQPHELMDKKMKGINIYIHTPLEQRVKQLVNEYVLPYLNEPWYHEQISIGIEKILRRIKDIEMKKMLVQSLENKGYQEMIGILLEHYYDPRYDHATLEYDGKFIDVFADAFDDASIKVMTEINKLMVEKKVAFEGQI, via the coding sequence ATGAAGGAAATTACCGTTGAGGAATTACAAACGTTAAAAAATCCGGTCATTATTGATATCCGTGCACCTATTGAGTTTAAGGATGGTGCCATTCCGGAAGCAATCAACATTCCTTTATTTACAGATAAAGAACGAGAGGAAATCGGAACCATTTATAAACGAGAAGGACAAGCAGCGGCAAAATGGAGAGCTATGGAGTTTGTCTCACCAAAAATACCTAGTCTGCTCCACCAGATAAAAACAGCAATGGGAAATGGGGATGAGTTAATAGTCCATTGCTGGCGCGGGGGAATGCGAAGTAAAGCGGTCGTAACCTTTTTAGAATTCGCCGGCATTTATGCGATGCGTCTAACAGGTGGTTATAAAGCATATCGACAATATATTCTTCAACAAATCCCTGCGATGTTTCCTGAAAAAGCCATTGTATTGCATGGTCTAACGGGTGTAGGGAAAACGGAAGTTTTAAAGAAATTAAAAGCATCTGGGTATCCAACACTTGATCTTGAGGAAATGGCTGCTCATCGAGGATCCATTTTTGGAACGATTGGGCTTGGAGAAGGCAATAATCAGAAGACTTTTGATTCTCTTTTATACAAAGGACTTCAGGAAATACAAGGTTCTACTTATTTTGTTATGGAAGCAGAAAGCAAGCGGATTGGGAAAGCTGCCCAGCCCCATGAGCTTATGGATAAAAAAATGAAGGGAATCAATATCTATATCCACACCCCTCTAGAGCAAAGGGTTAAGCAGCTGGTGAATGAATATGTTTTGCCTTATCTGAATGAGCCTTGGTATCACGAACAGATATCGATTGGTATTGAAAAGATTTTACGAAGAATAAAAGATATTGAAATGAAAAAAATGTTAGTCCAATCATTGGAAAATAAGGGTTATCAAGAGATGATTGGTATTTTACTTGAACATTATTATGATCCACGCTATGATCATGCTACTCTTGAATATGATGGAAAATTCATTGATGTTTTCGCGGACGCTTTTGATGATGCAAGTATAAAGGTGATGACAGAAATAAATAAACTAATGGTAGAGAAGAAGGTAGCGTTTGAAGGTCAAATTTAG
- the sda gene encoding sporulation histidine kinase inhibitor Sda, giving the protein MSNELLVVTYRDALKSGKEKEWIKILKDEIKRRGLRPFKNR; this is encoded by the coding sequence ATGAGTAACGAGCTGTTAGTGGTGACGTATCGGGATGCTTTAAAATCTGGAAAGGAAAAAGAATGGATAAAGATTTTAAAAGATGAAATAAAACGTCGTGGATTGAGGCCATTTAAGAATCGTTAA
- a CDS encoding DUF6501 family protein, which translates to MIHLTWRERETIKQVKCVHTDAKKYIVNNALTAGKVYDVKNETEEFYYIIDNNGKIGGFYKEYFQNVD; encoded by the coding sequence ATGATTCATTTAACATGGCGAGAGCGTGAGACCATTAAACAAGTAAAATGTGTTCATACAGATGCAAAAAAATACATAGTAAATAACGCTTTAACTGCCGGAAAAGTGTATGATGTAAAAAATGAAACTGAAGAGTTTTATTACATTATCGACAATAATGGTAAAATCGGCGGATTTTACAAAGAATACTTCCAAAATGTTGACTGA
- a CDS encoding GNAT family N-acetyltransferase, with amino-acid sequence MKMWNELFELEGECVKLVPITLDHLDGLWEAAKPDEIWTYMATTVRSREEMEQMIASAIQKREQGTDYTFVVINQENRIIGSTRYLDISQEHNSLEIGSTWYHPDVWRTRVNTECKYLLLRHAFETWNLRRVQIKTDSRNLRSQTAIERIGAVKEGTLRKDRKIAGGYVRDTVFYSILQDEWETVKMELTSKLG; translated from the coding sequence ATGAAGATGTGGAATGAACTTTTTGAGTTAGAAGGGGAATGTGTCAAATTAGTTCCAATCACCTTGGATCATCTTGATGGACTATGGGAAGCTGCAAAACCTGACGAAATTTGGACCTATATGGCTACCACAGTAAGAAGTAGAGAAGAGATGGAGCAGATGATTGCTTCGGCTATCCAGAAGAGAGAACAGGGTACAGATTACACCTTTGTTGTGATAAATCAGGAGAATCGTATAATCGGAAGTACTCGTTATCTTGATATTTCACAAGAACATAATAGTTTAGAAATTGGTTCAACATGGTATCACCCTGATGTTTGGAGAACAAGAGTAAACACTGAATGTAAATACCTGCTGCTAAGACATGCATTTGAAACTTGGAATCTTAGACGAGTTCAGATTAAAACAGATTCTAGAAACCTCCGTTCTCAAACAGCGATTGAACGAATTGGAGCTGTTAAAGAAGGGACGCTGCGGAAGGATCGAAAAATAGCGGGCGGCTATGTTCGTGATACTGTATTTTACAGTATTCTCCAGGATGAATGGGAGACAGTGAAAATGGAATTAACAAGTAAGCTAGGGTAG